The following are from one region of the Halosolutus amylolyticus genome:
- a CDS encoding DUF3054 domain-containing protein: MDTASRTTTRDGRVDRETLLLGAVDVCVVVAFVTVGLLSHGTNPIAEPIAALETIAPFVLGWLAIAPLAGVYGTRSTSIARVARVTAVAWIAAANVGLILRASPLFDGSAVWPFTLVMTGFGLLALVGWRVAYAAVDGSAS, encoded by the coding sequence ATGGACACGGCATCTCGGACGACGACCCGTGACGGTCGCGTCGACCGCGAGACGCTCCTCCTCGGTGCGGTCGACGTCTGCGTCGTCGTCGCGTTCGTGACCGTCGGACTGCTGAGTCACGGAACCAATCCGATCGCGGAACCGATCGCCGCGCTCGAGACGATCGCCCCGTTCGTCCTCGGCTGGCTCGCGATCGCACCCCTCGCGGGGGTCTACGGAACCCGGTCGACGTCGATCGCTCGCGTGGCGCGCGTGACGGCCGTCGCCTGGATCGCGGCTGCGAACGTCGGCCTGATCCTTCGAGCGTCGCCGCTGTTCGACGGGAGCGCAGTCTGGCCGTTTACCCTCGTCATGACCGGGTTCGGTCTGCTGGCCCTCGTCGGCTGGCGAGTCGCCTACGCCGCGGTCGATGGTTCCGCCTCCTGA
- a CDS encoding ornithine cyclodeaminase family protein, translating to MTDTLFLTSAAVSDLATPDAYVDAVRDGYRERGHGAPAQPRSKFLRSDPEGMFTSYAAILPETGAMGGYMYSAGFGATDAWFMTPLFDADSGEPLALLDGASMNPFKTGAAGAVAVDELARDDAETVGIIGTGPQARGQLKTTATVREFTDVRVYSPTAESREDFAAEFDETLDATVRAVDSSEAAVSGADVVVTATTASDPVFDGDALDPGTHVTAMGQYSRDARELDTTTIERATYVPDLRERATVDAGSFLAALDAGVVTEDHVHAELGEVVAGTEPGRTSEDEITVFDSGGTGIETVAAAYMLYERAREAGRGTTISFASASEALTG from the coding sequence ATGACCGACACGCTGTTTCTCACGAGCGCTGCCGTCAGTGACCTCGCGACCCCCGACGCGTACGTCGACGCGGTCCGCGATGGATATCGAGAGCGGGGACACGGTGCGCCGGCCCAGCCCCGATCGAAGTTCCTCCGTTCGGACCCGGAGGGAATGTTCACCAGCTACGCGGCCATCCTCCCGGAGACGGGGGCGATGGGCGGGTACATGTACTCCGCCGGGTTCGGTGCGACGGACGCCTGGTTCATGACGCCCCTGTTCGACGCCGACAGCGGCGAACCGCTCGCGTTGCTCGACGGGGCCAGCATGAACCCCTTCAAGACGGGTGCGGCCGGTGCCGTGGCCGTCGACGAACTCGCCCGGGACGACGCCGAAACGGTCGGGATCATCGGCACCGGCCCGCAGGCCCGAGGGCAACTGAAGACGACGGCGACCGTCCGCGAGTTCACCGACGTGCGAGTCTACTCGCCGACGGCCGAGAGTCGCGAGGACTTCGCGGCCGAGTTCGACGAAACCCTCGACGCGACCGTCCGTGCGGTCGACTCGAGCGAGGCCGCTGTGAGTGGGGCCGACGTGGTGGTCACCGCGACGACCGCGAGCGACCCGGTGTTCGACGGCGACGCGCTCGACCCCGGCACGCACGTGACCGCGATGGGCCAGTACAGTCGGGACGCGCGCGAACTCGATACGACGACGATCGAACGGGCGACCTACGTGCCGGACCTCCGAGAGCGCGCGACGGTCGACGCGGGGTCGTTCCTCGCCGCGCTCGACGCGGGCGTCGTCACGGAGGACCACGTCCACGCGGAACTGGGCGAGGTCGTGGCCGGGACCGAACCGGGGAGAACGAGCGAGGACGAAATCACCGTCTTCGACAGCGGCGGAACCGGCATCGAGACCGTCGCGGCCGCGTACATGCTCTACGAGCGCGCACGCGAGGCGGGGCGAGGCACGACGATTTCCTTTGCATCGGCCAGCGAGGCGCTCACCGGGTGA